The stretch of DNA ATGGTATTGGTTGTGATATCCATAACCAGAAAGCCATTGAAAGAATAGCAAAAATCAAAGGGATAAAGCCTGAAAAAGCAGATTTTTCATTTATTTGCAGGGATCTGAGCCATTTATCAGAATATGCGCGCCAGGTTCCCAATACTGTGTTTAAATTAATGAAACGTCACCTCCCTGGCCCGTTTACTTTCATTCTGAATGCCAGTAATAAGGTTCCTAAATTATTGGAAAGCAAGAAAAAAACTGTAGGTATCCGTATTCCGGATAATGCTATAGCATTGGCCATTGTGGAATATTTTGGAAATCCGATATTGTCTACCTCCGTGCTTCGTGATGATGATATGATCGAATATTCTACAGACCCGGAATTGATTCATGAAAAATATGAAGAACTGGTGGACATGGTTGTTGACGGCGGTTACGGCGGGTATGAATATTCTACGATTGTAGATTGTACAGGTGATGAGCCTGAGATCGTCCGGCAGGGATTAGGCATCTTGGATTTTTGATTTTTACGGAATTGGAAGTTTCTATTCAACAAACCATTGCTAACTTACCGGACAAACCGGGAGTTTATCAGTTCCTGAACACCGAAGGGAAGATCATTTATATTGGCAAAGCCAAGAACCTGAAGAAACGGGTATCGTCTTATTTCAATAAATCACATGATAACCGGAAACTCAACCTGATGGTGAGTAAGATAAATGAAATACGGACGATATTGGTAGAGACGGAAAGTGATGCCCTGCTGCTTGAAAATAATCTCATCAAGAAATATCAGCCAAGGTACAATATTTTGTTGAAAGACGATAAGTCTTTTCCATGGATCGTGATTCGTAATGAGCATTTTCCACGTGTATACCTGATGCGTAATCCGATACGGGACGGATCCCAGTATTTCGGGCCGTATACCTCGGTAGTGATGGTGCGTACTTTGCTGGATCTGGTAAAACAACTCTACTCATTGCGTACCTGTTCTTTACAGCTTACAAAGGACCAGATTGAACAGGGAAAGTTCAAAATATGCCTGGAATACCATATCGGTAATTGTAAAGGACCTTGTGAAGGATTGCAATCCGAAAAAGATTATAATGAGTCGATTATACAGATCAAAGATATCTTGAAGGGGAATATTTCCTCGGTAATACAACATCTGAAAACATTGATGAATGAATATGCCGAGAAATATCGGTTTGAAGAAGCCGAACAGGTGAAAAATAAAATCAGCCTCCTGGAAAAATACCGGAGTAAATCATCTATTGTCAGTTCAGGTATCAGTAATGTGGATGTATTTTCTTATGCGGAGGACATCCAGAGCGCTTACATCAATTATCTGCGTATTGTTGACGGCGCCATTATCCAGGCGCATACCATCGAGCTAACCAAAAGATTGGATGAAGATCCTAAAGAGTTGCTCAGTTTTGCTATTACGGATATGCGGGAGCGATTCATGAGCCAGTCTAAAGAAGTTATAGTCCCATTTATACCGGATGTGGAGATAGCGGGTCTGACTTATACGATTCCGAAGATAGGTGATAAAAAACACCTCTTGGAACTATCCCAGAGAAATGCCAAATATTATCAGCTGGAAAAGAAAAAGCACATTGAACTGACAGATCCGGACCGGCATGTGAACCGGATCATGGAGACGGTAAAAAGGGATCTCCACCTGACCGAGTTACCTACTCATATTGAATGTTTTGACAATTCAAATATACAGGGAACCAATCCGGTAGCCGCATGTGTAGTGTTTAAAAATGCGCGGCCCAGTAAGAAAGATTACCGGCATTTTAACATAAAAACTGTAGAAGGTCCAAATGACTTTGCTTCTATGGAAGAGGTCGTATTCCGTCGTTACCGCCGTATGCTGGACGAAGATGAATCATTGCCCCAACTTATTATTATTGATGGGGGAAAAGGACAGCTTGGAGCAGCAGTCAACAGCCTTGATCAACTGGGCCTGATGGGAAAGATTGCTGTGATAGGTATTGCCAAACGACTGGAAGAGATATATTTTCCGGGAGATTCCGCACCATTGTATCTTGATAAACGTTCGGAAAGCCTGAAACTTATTCAGCATATGCGCGATGAGGCGCATCGTTTCGGCATTACTTTTCATCGCAATAAACGTTCCAGGGCTATGATCAGTAGTGAATTACAGAATATAGAAGGAATAGGGGAGAAGACCATTCAAAAATTATTGCAACATTTCAAATCGGTACACCGGATGCAATATGCTACCCTGGAGGAATTGGAAGAGATCGTGGGAAAGCAAAAAGCAGTGACTTTGTACCAATATTTCGACCAACAAACCGGTTAATGCTACAAGTTCAAATTACAAACAAAATAATTAAAAATTAAAAATGAAGAACTATGAATTATGAATTTTTTAGTTCATCATTTATTGTTCATCGTTCCTACTTTTTAACATTCCGACTTTATAAACTTTCATACTTTCTGACTTATAAAATTGAATAAGGAAGCTATGCGGGCAGTATCACTTAATGTTTCCACAAAACTAAAAGATACCCATTTGATGGAATCATGGTTGGTGACAAACCGGGGTCCCCAGTTTGCAAACAGATTCTCGAAATTGTACCTACACGAGGTCAACGGTTTGCCTATTTCATATATAGATTTTTTCCTGACTATAAATAAGTTGGCTACAAATTAGTGCAAAAACAGTCAATCTGATGTAATTTTTCATTTTTCTAATTTATTTTAAAAGTGGATGATTCCTGAATAAACATCATGGTGTTTTTAAGTATTTTTAATCCTGTATGGTTATCGGTGAAAAAGAGCCGGTTTTCCATCTTTGATAACAAACATCGGTTCGTCCAGACCAAGGGCAACATTGCGCAGATAGTAAATGGACTTTGAGGGCACTTTTATTTGGGTATTATGTTTGATATATTGGTCGCTGACAGAAGTCCATCCATTTTCAGTAAAGGAAAACAATTCATAGATAAAACCATTAAGGTCAGACGTTTCATCTTTCTCGACAGTAAAATAAATGGTACTTATTTCTT from Bacteroidales bacterium encodes:
- a CDS encoding threonylcarbamoyl-AMP synthase, producing GIGCDIHNQKAIERIAKIKGIKPEKADFSFICRDLSHLSEYARQVPNTVFKLMKRHLPGPFTFILNASNKVPKLLESKKKTVGIRIPDNAIALAIVEYFGNPILSTSVLRDDDMIEYSTDPELIHEKYEELVDMVVDGGYGGYEYSTIVDCTGDEPEIVRQGLGILDF
- the uvrC gene encoding excinuclease ABC subunit UvrC → MEVSIQQTIANLPDKPGVYQFLNTEGKIIYIGKAKNLKKRVSSYFNKSHDNRKLNLMVSKINEIRTILVETESDALLLENNLIKKYQPRYNILLKDDKSFPWIVIRNEHFPRVYLMRNPIRDGSQYFGPYTSVVMVRTLLDLVKQLYSLRTCSLQLTKDQIEQGKFKICLEYHIGNCKGPCEGLQSEKDYNESIIQIKDILKGNISSVIQHLKTLMNEYAEKYRFEEAEQVKNKISLLEKYRSKSSIVSSGISNVDVFSYAEDIQSAYINYLRIVDGAIIQAHTIELTKRLDEDPKELLSFAITDMRERFMSQSKEVIVPFIPDVEIAGLTYTIPKIGDKKHLLELSQRNAKYYQLEKKKHIELTDPDRHVNRIMETVKRDLHLTELPTHIECFDNSNIQGTNPVAACVVFKNARPSKKDYRHFNIKTVEGPNDFASMEEVVFRRYRRMLDEDESLPQLIIIDGGKGQLGAAVNSLDQLGLMGKIAVIGIAKRLEEIYFPGDSAPLYLDKRSESLKLIQHMRDEAHRFGITFHRNKRSRAMISSELQNIEGIGEKTIQKLLQHFKSVHRMQYATLEELEEIVGKQKAVTLYQYFDQQTG